The DNA sequence CATCATTGCCGCTCAAGGCCAGCTTGAGCGCGAACAAAACTCTCGGCAGGTCCGCCAGAAAATGAAAGCACGCGTCGAGAAAGGCTATTGGGTCTTCCGCGCGCCTATCGGTATGAAATACGTCTCGGCCAAGGGCGGCGGCAAGGTGCTGGTACGCGATGAGCCTTTGGCTTCCATCTGCGCCGAAGCTTTGGAAGGGTTCGCGAGTAATCGCTTTGCCTCTCAGACGGAAGTGCTGCGCTGGCTGGAAGCTCAGCCTGAATTTCCGAAGGATAAGCCCGACGGCACACTGCGTCCGCAAAGCGTCGTGCGCTTCCTGGGCAAGGAAGTTTATGCAGGGCTTGTGGCTTCAAAGGCTTGGGGCGTGTCGCTTCGAGAGGGGCAGCATGAAGGTCTGATCTCGGTCGCCACATATGAGCGCATCCAGCGCAAACTGAAGGAAGGCGTCTATGCGCCGACGCGGATTGATACGCGCGAGGATTTTGCGCTTCGTGGAGCCGTGAAGTGCGGCTGCTGCGGCTATCACCTCACGGGCGGCTGGTGCAAAGGCAAGCAAAAGCACTATCCCTATTACTTCTGCGTGAACCGTTCTTGTGAACAAAAGTCCAAGACAATCCCGCGTGACAAGTTGGAAGGCGAGTTTGCCGATCTGCTTGGCCAGCTTCAGCCTGCGCCTTCACTGGTGAAGGTGGCGACTGCCATACTGACCGACTGCTGGAACCAGCGGCTTGCCCGCGCTGAAGAGATTGCTGAGGGGTTCAAGCGCGAAGCGGAAGCCTGCGAGCGGCAAATCAGCGAGTTGGTGGATCGGATCATCGAAGCAACCAATCCACGCGTGATCGCTGCCTATGAAGACAAGATCGCCGAGGCAGAGAAGCGCAAGCTCGTGATGCTCGAAAAGGCCGCGCAATCGGTCAAACCGTCAATGCCGTTGGAGAGCTTGATTGAACACGCTCTCAGATACGTCTCAGCACCGAAAACTCTATGGGAATCAGGGGTCTTGGAGCTGCGCCGACTGGTGCTGCGGCTGACATTTACCAGTCATCTCAGCTACACGAAACAAGGCGGTATTAAACACCCCGAAACGACCGCGCCGTTCAAATTATTCAATCAAATCAAACAAATAGGAGAAGATATTTTGCCCCCACACCCTGAATTCGCTTTAGCGAAAGGAATGGTGCCGCGAGGGAGAATTGAACTCCCGACCTCATCATTACCAATGATGCGCTCTACCACTGAGCTACCGCGGCGTTTGCAGTTGCAGAAAGCGGCGTTTAGCTTAAGCGATCCGACATGAAAAGACAGTTTCGCCGTGAATTGCACCTGACATGACAGACAAATCCCCTCCCAAGGACGACAAAGCGGATCGATTGGCCGCCGCATTGCGGGCCAATCTGCGCCGCCGCAAGGCAGCGGCCCGTAAACCGGCCCCTGAAGCCCGGCCGGAATCCGTCGAAAAGCCGGACAAAAGCAAGTGACTTTGTCCCTCTCGTCGCGGGCATATCTGGCCGCGCCGCATGAGACGCTGGCGGCGATTGTGGCCGGCGATGCCTGGTATCGGGCCCGGATGCCGATTCTGGGTGAAATCGACCTTGTGACACGGCATGCGGCCATCCATGCCCTGTTGAAGGACAAGGAGCGCTTCGTCGTCGACGCGCGCCATGCAGGACACAAGGCGGCGTTCGGCATGCCGTTCCTGCCGAAATCCCTGAAGATCATGGCCGACAATGTCCTCTCCATGGACGATCCGGACCATGCGCGCTTGCGCCGCCTCGCCGACGGCCCGTTCCGCCGCGCCGCAATCCTCCCCCAGCGCCGGAAGGTCCATGCCTATGCCCATGAGTTGCTGGATCTCATGGAAACGGAAGGCAACACGGATCTGGTTTCAGGCTTCTGCCGTCCGCTGCCCCTGAAAGTCATCTACGGCTTGCTCGGCTTCCGGCTGGAAACGGAGGAGAAGCTCTCCCGCACGCTCAGCAATCTGACCGCCACCGATTCGCCGCTGACCATGTTGTGGAGCCTGTTCCGGCTCGGGCACATTCAGAACCTGCTGCGCGAGGAATTCCGCGCCCTGCATGCCGAGCCGCGCGAGGGCCTCGTGTCGGAACTCGTTCACGCCGAGGCGGATGGCCAGAAGATGAGCGAGAACGAGCTGCTGGCCATGGTCTTCGTCCTGTTCGTGGCTGGGCACGAGACCACCACGCACCTCCTGTCATCCGGCATCTGGACGCTGCTCAGCCAGCCCGATGCCGTTCGTGCCATGGATGAAGAGACGCGCCTGATCGCTGTGGACGAGTTGATGCGCTACTGCACGCCGGTGCAGATGACCAAGCCGCGCTTCGTAAAAGAGGACATGGAGTTCGAGGGCAGGGCGCTGAAGCGGGGCGACCGCGTCTTCGGCTTCCTCGCCGCCGGAAACATGGACCCGGCCGAGTTCGACGATCCGCAGACGCTGAACCTCGCCCGCCGTCCGAACCGGCATGTCGGCTTCGGCTCCGGCCCGCATGTCTGCCTCGGCATCCACCTCGCCCGGCTGGAGGCCGAAGTGGCGCTGGACGTCCTCTTCACCCGCTTCCCCGGCCTCGCGATAGACGGCGACCCCACGGCCCTCAAATGGATCGCCCGCTCCGGCCTGAGAGGCCTGAAGCGCCTGCCGCTGTTGTTCTTGCTGTGAGGGGGAGTTTCCAGTCGAACTCTTCGAAGAGCGCAGCTGCGGATTTGCTAGGGCAGTATGGGCGAATACGGCATCTATTTGTGCGGAAGGAGCGGCTCCAAAATTTTTCGAGCAAAATGACTTGAATGCTCACCGAAAATATCGTGTGCTGCCATTCATCCAAGGGTGGATTTGGTGCGGCTGAGTGCCGTAAAAATGAAGGGGGATTCAAATGAGTAAATGTCCTTATTGCGGAGCTCCAGGTGGCGGCGCGGGAAGTTGTGGCAGTTGCCAGCACCATCTCCCAAATTCGTCAGTTCGTGGAGCTTATAAACCGCCATCAGGCGGAGGAGGCGGTGGCGGTGGCGAGTGTTTTCCAAGCGGCACGCCAGTCCTAACTGTCGCTGGATATGTTCCGATTGAACACATAAAACGGGGTACCGCTGTCATCACTTTTGATGAAGCCGGCAATCGAGTTGTCGAGCGGGTCGTGCGGACGGTGTCGCATGAGAGTGGGACCGTCTATGATGTTACCTTTCGTGGGACTTCTAGGGTTTTGTCCGTGACCGGAATGCATCCTATATTGTCCCCAGGTGGCTGGAAGAGGGTGCGTGCGCTAGGTGTTGGTGACCTTGTCCTTGTTGTGGATGACAACGGGATTCCCAAGGTAGAGGTCGTTCAGAAAGTGTCGGCCGGTGAAGTGCGTCAGTCTCTCCATCATCTCGTTGTCGGGGGATGCAACACATACGTGGCCAATGGATGCGTTGCCCACAGTTTCGTTCGCTTTCGGCGGCTTCGCTCCTGTTTTAGCAAGATGACCGGTTGGCTACCCTTGCGAAGACCTTCTGTCTCTGTACCCGCGCATGCCGTGCTCTCATAGGTAAGCGCCGAGATTGGAAATATCTGCAGTTTTTTGTCGGTTATGGAATGACCGCATGTCCGGAAATCGATGATGGCCAACGATCAACACATTCAAATATTGTTGGAAGGGGTCGATGCTTGGAACAAATGGCGGTCTGAAAACGGCGACATAAAGCCTGATTTGTCCGGGGAAGATGGATGTTACTTGGACCTATCAGCACGTCTTGCAAGCGCACCTTTGTTCTCGGGTAAGGAGAAAAGTACGCTTAAAAGTGGTGGGCGGGCCGACGAAACGGTCGATCTCAGCGGGATAGATCTAAGGGGGGCAGACCTGTCTTGGTGCTACTTGCGCTCGACGTGCTTCAAAGGCGCGCAATTGGACTCCGCAGTGTTGGACCACTCCGGGCTGGACTTCGTTGATTTTTCTTATAGCTCAATGTCGAAAACTAAGATGTGCGAAGTCTCTCTAATTGGCGCGAACTTTGTATCTGCCAATTTGGAAGGGGCGAACTTCCGCCATTCCGATATCCGAGGTTGCGATTTTGACCGTGCGAACCTAGCTCGCGCTAGATTCGGAGGGGTCGTGCACAGAGATCTTCCAAGATGCAGGAATATCCCTGAAGGGTACGGGGAGCTGGTGGAAAATCCCAAGCTTATTCAATATTGGAGGCATCAAGAGTGGATCTGCTGCCACATTCCCCATCGTACTGTTTCTGCGAAGCGCAAATCAGATGTGCTCAATGATCTCATAAACTATAGCCGAGAAGTCCTGCCTCTGTTCCTTGTGGGGGGGCTTTTGGCTGGTTTGATCGCGACAGATCGCGTCGCCATTGTGCTATCGGCCTCATTCTTTGAGCATGCAATCTCAAACATGTTAGTAGGCGCTGCGCTGGCAGCAGGACTGGGAGTGTTTCTCAACACATATTGGGGCCGAAAGGCAACACATGCATTCTGGGGACTGCTGGGATTTGGTTGGTCGTGGCCCAGGGTCGCCCTTTTTGGCTTAGGCATGGTCTTGTTGTACGGCACATTGTACAGTTTTGTGTTTATTCCTGGTCACCACATTGCTTTTGTTGACCCATCAGTCGCGGATGTTACTGCGCAACTGTTTTATCCTTGGTACGTGGCGGCGATGGGGTTTTCGACCTTGGGTGTTTCCGGGCTGGCAATTCCTCTGACGGGAATTGGTCAGCTGGTACTTATCAGCAATGTGCTGCTCGGCTTTTTTGTTTTCGGTTTGCTGATCGCCACATTTGCAAACTCTTTCCACGGTCGGTGAAGTTCGACGCTGACATGCTCAACGACTTATTCTCACTTTGTCTCTTGGATAGCATCGGGTTGGATCCGAGGCTGCACTGATTCAATTGTGCCAAGCTTTTCGCGGTTGCTCTCCTCTAAACCCACCGAAAATCAACACATTCCGGCCCTCCCAAAACCGCGAAGCGCGGTATAAGAGCCCTTATGGACAGACTCGTTATTCAAGGTGGCCACAAGCTGAATGGCCATATCCCGATCTCCGGCGCCAAGAATTCGGCGCTGAAGCTCATGGTCGCCTGCCTGCTGACAGACCAGCCGATCACGCTCACCAATATGCCGAGCCTGGCGGACACGCGCTTTCTGGCGCAGCTGCTGGAGACGCTTGGCGTGGAAGTCTACTGGCCGAAGGGCGAGTCGACCTGCCACCTGAACGCCGCCGAGCTGAAAAGCACGATCGCGCCTTACGACCAGGTGCGGAAGATGAGGGCGAGCTTCAACGTGCTGGGGCCGCTGATCGCGCGTTCCGGCCATGCCACGGTCTCGCTGCCCGGCGGCTGTGCCATCGGCGCCCGTCCGGTGGACCTCCACCTGCAGGCGCTGGAAGCCATGGGCGCGGACCTGAAAGTCGAGCAGGGCTATGTGAAGGCCGCCGCCATTCATGGCCTGAAGGGCGCGCACATCAACTTCTCCATGCCGAGCGTCGGCGCGACCGAGCACGCCATGCTGACCGCCACGCTGGCCAAGGGCACGACCATCCTCGAAAACGCCGCGCGTGAGCCCGAGATTGAAGATCTCGCCGACTGTCTGAATGCCATGGGCGCGGACATCACCGGCGCTGGCACCGCCGTCATCCGGATCAAGGGCGTCGAAAGCCTGACCGGCACGACCCATGCCGTCATGGCCGACCGGATCGAAGCCGGCACCTATGCCATCGCCGCGGCCGCTGCGGGCGGGGACGTCACACTGGACGGTTGCCCGGTCGAGGCGCTAGGCGCCATGATCGCCAAGCTGCGCGAGGCTGGCGTCACGGTCGACGGAGACGAGGCGGCCCGCACGCTGCGGATCCGCCGCAATGGCACGCACCTGAAATCCGTGAACCTGTCGACGCAGCCGCACCCCGGCTTCCCGACGGATTTGCAGGCTCAGTTCATGGCCCTGATGGCGATTGCCGACGGCACCAGCGTCATCCGCGAGACGATCTTTGAGAACCGCTTCATGCACGCACCAGAGCTTTCCCGCCTCGGCGCGGACATCACGGTGCGTGGGCAGGAAGCCATTGTGAAAGGCGTGCGCCAGCTGACGGCAGCGCCCGTCATGGCGACAGATCTGCGCGCATCGGTCTCTCTGGTGATTGCGGGGCTTGCGGCGGAAGGTGAAACCGTGGTGAACCGGATCTACCACCTCGACCGGGGGTTTGAGCGGCTCGAAGAAAAGCTGACCGCCTGCGGCGCGCAGATTGAGCGCCGCTCCGAGGATGAAGAATAGGGGCTGTCGCGAAAGGGGCTGGCATGTCTGAACTGAAACCACTCCGGCTTCTTGCTGAAGAGGCAGAGGATCTCGAGATCATCTCCGCCGCGGTGCAGGATTCCGTGGTGAAGGCCGAGAACCTCAATTACGAGGCGCGCATCCGCCGTTTCTCGCTGGAGATCAACCGCTACCGCTGGGAAGAGGGCGTCACCAAGCGCCGCGATGGCGAGCGCGTGCGCTCGCTGCTGGCCTTCGACGGCGTGCTGGGCGTGAAGACCCGCGCCGTGACCAAGGCCGACCCGGAACTGATCCTGTCATTGCTTCAGATGACCTTCACGCCGGACGCCGAACCGCCCGGCGGCAAGATCACGCTGCTGTTCGCAGGCGACGGCGAAATCGAACTGACGGTGGAGGCGCTCGACGCGACCCTGCTCGACAGCGACTACATCTGGAACACGCGTCATACGCCGAGCCATGAACGGCGGAAGCGGTAGAATAAAACCAGAAAGTGCGGCAGAGCCCTTGCGAAGGCAGGGGGCTGCGGAGAGGGGGGCAGCGTCTCCATTTGCGCCCGTCAGGCTTGCCAGACTCGATGCGCCGACTCAGCGCCTTGCCAGCGGCGGATGGAGAGTCCATGAAGCGGGGTTCAGACACACCAATGCTGCTTGGGAATTCCGCGCCAATGGCCCGTACATTCAACACATCCGCACCGGATTTCGAAACCCGGTTCAGCCGCTTCCTTGGGGAACAGCGGGCGGATGGACATGATGTCGGCGGGATCGTCGCGAAGATCCTGGACGAGGTGGAGGCCCGCGGCGGTGAAGCCGTGGCGCGCTATACGGCCCAGTTTGACGAGCTGCAGATCGACCCGACGACCCTCCAGTCGGACAATGTCGACCTTGCGGCCCTCGCTGCCGAGTGCCCGGCAGACCTGAAAGCCGCCATCGATTTCGCGCACGACCGGATCGCCGCCTATCACAGCGCCCAGCGCCCATCAGAC is a window from the uncultured Hyphomonas sp. genome containing:
- a CDS encoding cytochrome P450, whose amino-acid sequence is MTLSLSSRAYLAAPHETLAAIVAGDAWYRARMPILGEIDLVTRHAAIHALLKDKERFVVDARHAGHKAAFGMPFLPKSLKIMADNVLSMDDPDHARLRRLADGPFRRAAILPQRRKVHAYAHELLDLMETEGNTDLVSGFCRPLPLKVIYGLLGFRLETEEKLSRTLSNLTATDSPLTMLWSLFRLGHIQNLLREEFRALHAEPREGLVSELVHAEADGQKMSENELLAMVFVLFVAGHETTTHLLSSGIWTLLSQPDAVRAMDEETRLIAVDELMRYCTPVQMTKPRFVKEDMEFEGRALKRGDRVFGFLAAGNMDPAEFDDPQTLNLARRPNRHVGFGSGPHVCLGIHLARLEAEVALDVLFTRFPGLAIDGDPTALKWIARSGLRGLKRLPLLFLL
- a CDS encoding pentapeptide repeat-containing protein; its protein translation is MMANDQHIQILLEGVDAWNKWRSENGDIKPDLSGEDGCYLDLSARLASAPLFSGKEKSTLKSGGRADETVDLSGIDLRGADLSWCYLRSTCFKGAQLDSAVLDHSGLDFVDFSYSSMSKTKMCEVSLIGANFVSANLEGANFRHSDIRGCDFDRANLARARFGGVVHRDLPRCRNIPEGYGELVENPKLIQYWRHQEWICCHIPHRTVSAKRKSDVLNDLINYSREVLPLFLVGGLLAGLIATDRVAIVLSASFFEHAISNMLVGAALAAGLGVFLNTYWGRKATHAFWGLLGFGWSWPRVALFGLGMVLLYGTLYSFVFIPGHHIAFVDPSVADVTAQLFYPWYVAAMGFSTLGVSGLAIPLTGIGQLVLISNVLLGFFVFGLLIATFANSFHGR
- the murA gene encoding UDP-N-acetylglucosamine 1-carboxyvinyltransferase yields the protein MDRLVIQGGHKLNGHIPISGAKNSALKLMVACLLTDQPITLTNMPSLADTRFLAQLLETLGVEVYWPKGESTCHLNAAELKSTIAPYDQVRKMRASFNVLGPLIARSGHATVSLPGGCAIGARPVDLHLQALEAMGADLKVEQGYVKAAAIHGLKGAHINFSMPSVGATEHAMLTATLAKGTTILENAAREPEIEDLADCLNAMGADITGAGTAVIRIKGVESLTGTTHAVMADRIEAGTYAIAAAAAGGDVTLDGCPVEALGAMIAKLREAGVTVDGDEAARTLRIRRNGTHLKSVNLSTQPHPGFPTDLQAQFMALMAIADGTSVIRETIFENRFMHAPELSRLGADITVRGQEAIVKGVRQLTAAPVMATDLRASVSLVIAGLAAEGETVVNRIYHLDRGFERLEEKLTACGAQIERRSEDEE
- a CDS encoding DUF2948 family protein is translated as MSELKPLRLLAEEAEDLEIISAAVQDSVVKAENLNYEARIRRFSLEINRYRWEEGVTKRRDGERVRSLLAFDGVLGVKTRAVTKADPELILSLLQMTFTPDAEPPGGKITLLFAGDGEIELTVEALDATLLDSDYIWNTRHTPSHERRKR